A genomic stretch from Leptodactylus fuscus isolate aLepFus1 chromosome 10, aLepFus1.hap2, whole genome shotgun sequence includes:
- the STX3 gene encoding syntaxin-3 isoform X1, producing MKDRLEQLKATQDTDDTDEVDISIDNAAFMDDFFAQIEEIRQNIEKISESVNETKRLHSVILSAPLPEQKTKDELENLTLEIKKAANNVRSRLKSMEQSIEQDTIQSSADLRIRKSQHSVLSRKFVDVMTKYNEAQVDFRERSKGRIQRQLEITGKSTTDAELEEMLESGNPNIFTSGIINDSQISRQALSEIESRHRDIVRLESSLKELHDMFLDIAMLVENQGEVTDNIEINVMKAVEHVEKARVETTKAVKYQNKARKGALIDRIENNMDESVGFVERAVADTKKAVKYQSEARRKKIMILICCVILVIVTASTIGGIFA from the exons ACTCAAGACACGGATGACACGGACGAGGTTGACATCTCCATCGACAATGCGGCCTTCATGGATGATTTCTTTGCTCAG ATTGAGGAGATTCGGCAAAACATTGAGAAGATCTCCGAGAGTGTTAACGAGACGAAGAGACTCCACAGCGTGATCTTATCGGCGCCGCTCCCGGAACAGA AAACTAAAGATGAATTGGAGAACTTGACGCTGGAGATCAAGAAAGCTGCAAACAACGTCAGGTCCCGATTAAAGT CAATGGAACAGTCCATAGAACAGGACACCATACAGTCCTCTGCCGACCTCCGGATACGCAAATCACAG CATTCTGTTCTCTCCCGGAAGTTTGTGGATGTCATGACGAAGTACAATGAGGCCCAAGTGGATTTCAGAGAGAGGAGCAAAGGCCGGATCCAGAGACAGCTCGAAATCA CTGGTAAAAGTACAACGGACGCCGAACTGGAGGAAATGCTTGAAAGTGGAAATCCCAATATATTCACATCTGGG ATCATTAACGACTCGCAGATATCCCGTCAGGCTTTAAGTGAGATTGAGTCCCGGCATCGCGACATTGTACGACTGGAGAGCAGCCTGAAAGAACTCCACGACATGTTCCTGGACATCGCCATGTTGGTTGAGAACCAG GGGGAAGTGACAGATAATATAGAGATCAACGTCATGAAGGCGGTGGAACACGTAGAGAAAGCTCGAGTAGAGACCACAAAAGCTGTGAAATACCAGAATAAAGCACGAAAG GGCGCTCTTATAGACCGCATAGAGAATAACATGGATGAGTCGGTGGGGTTTGTGGAACGAGCGGTGGCTGACACAAAGAAAGCCGTAAAATACCAGAGTGAGGCCAGGCGG AAGAAGATCATGATTCTGATTTGCTGTGTGATCCTTGTCATTGTCACAGCGTCCACAATCGGAGGAATCTTTGCCTGA
- the STX3 gene encoding syntaxin-3 isoform X3, translated as MKDRLEQLKATQDTDDTDEVDISIDNAAFMDDFFAQIEEIRQNIEKISESVNETKRLHSVILSAPLPEQKTKDELENLTLEIKKAANNVRSRLKSMEQSIEQDTIQSSADLRIRKSQHSVLSRKFVDVMTKYNEAQVDFRERSKGRIQRQLEITGKSTTDAELEEMLESGNPNIFTSGIINDSQISRQALSEIESRHRDIVRLESSLKELHDMFLDIAMLVENQGALIDRIENNMDESVGFVERAVADTKKAVKYQSEARRKKIMILICCVILVIVTASTIGGIFA; from the exons ACTCAAGACACGGATGACACGGACGAGGTTGACATCTCCATCGACAATGCGGCCTTCATGGATGATTTCTTTGCTCAG ATTGAGGAGATTCGGCAAAACATTGAGAAGATCTCCGAGAGTGTTAACGAGACGAAGAGACTCCACAGCGTGATCTTATCGGCGCCGCTCCCGGAACAGA AAACTAAAGATGAATTGGAGAACTTGACGCTGGAGATCAAGAAAGCTGCAAACAACGTCAGGTCCCGATTAAAGT CAATGGAACAGTCCATAGAACAGGACACCATACAGTCCTCTGCCGACCTCCGGATACGCAAATCACAG CATTCTGTTCTCTCCCGGAAGTTTGTGGATGTCATGACGAAGTACAATGAGGCCCAAGTGGATTTCAGAGAGAGGAGCAAAGGCCGGATCCAGAGACAGCTCGAAATCA CTGGTAAAAGTACAACGGACGCCGAACTGGAGGAAATGCTTGAAAGTGGAAATCCCAATATATTCACATCTGGG ATCATTAACGACTCGCAGATATCCCGTCAGGCTTTAAGTGAGATTGAGTCCCGGCATCGCGACATTGTACGACTGGAGAGCAGCCTGAAAGAACTCCACGACATGTTCCTGGACATCGCCATGTTGGTTGAGAACCAG GGCGCTCTTATAGACCGCATAGAGAATAACATGGATGAGTCGGTGGGGTTTGTGGAACGAGCGGTGGCTGACACAAAGAAAGCCGTAAAATACCAGAGTGAGGCCAGGCGG AAGAAGATCATGATTCTGATTTGCTGTGTGATCCTTGTCATTGTCACAGCGTCCACAATCGGAGGAATCTTTGCCTGA
- the STX3 gene encoding syntaxin-3 isoform X2, whose protein sequence is MKDRLEQLKATQDTDDTDEVDISIDNAAFMDDFFAQIEEIRQNIEKISESVNETKRLHSVILSAPLPEQKTKDELENLTLEIKKAANNVRSRLKSMEQSIEQDTIQSSADLRIRKSQHSVLSRKFVDVMTKYNEAQVDFRERSKGRIQRQLEITGKSTTDAELEEMLESGNPNIFTSGIINDSQISRQALSEIESRHRDIVRLESSLKELHDMFLDIAMLVENQGEVTDNIEINVMKAVEHVEKARVETTKAVKYQNKARKKMIIIIVVVIILLAIVALIIGLSVGLKH, encoded by the exons ACTCAAGACACGGATGACACGGACGAGGTTGACATCTCCATCGACAATGCGGCCTTCATGGATGATTTCTTTGCTCAG ATTGAGGAGATTCGGCAAAACATTGAGAAGATCTCCGAGAGTGTTAACGAGACGAAGAGACTCCACAGCGTGATCTTATCGGCGCCGCTCCCGGAACAGA AAACTAAAGATGAATTGGAGAACTTGACGCTGGAGATCAAGAAAGCTGCAAACAACGTCAGGTCCCGATTAAAGT CAATGGAACAGTCCATAGAACAGGACACCATACAGTCCTCTGCCGACCTCCGGATACGCAAATCACAG CATTCTGTTCTCTCCCGGAAGTTTGTGGATGTCATGACGAAGTACAATGAGGCCCAAGTGGATTTCAGAGAGAGGAGCAAAGGCCGGATCCAGAGACAGCTCGAAATCA CTGGTAAAAGTACAACGGACGCCGAACTGGAGGAAATGCTTGAAAGTGGAAATCCCAATATATTCACATCTGGG ATCATTAACGACTCGCAGATATCCCGTCAGGCTTTAAGTGAGATTGAGTCCCGGCATCGCGACATTGTACGACTGGAGAGCAGCCTGAAAGAACTCCACGACATGTTCCTGGACATCGCCATGTTGGTTGAGAACCAG GGGGAAGTGACAGATAATATAGAGATCAACGTCATGAAGGCGGTGGAACACGTAGAGAAAGCTCGAGTAGAGACCACAAAAGCTGTGAAATACCAGAATAAAGCACGAAAG AAAATGATCATAATTATTGTGGTGGTAATTATCCTGCTAGCAATTGTTGCCCTGATTATCGGCTTATCTGTGGGACTGAAGCACTGA
- the STX3 gene encoding syntaxin-3 isoform X4, whose amino-acid sequence MKDRLEQLKATQDTDDTDEVDISIDNAAFMDDFFAQIEEIRQNIEKISESVNETKRLHSVILSAPLPEQKTKDELENLTLEIKKAANNVRSRLKSMEQSIEQDTIQSSADLRIRKSQHSVLSRKFVDVMTKYNEAQVDFRERSKGRIQRQLEITGKSTTDAELEEMLESGNPNIFTSGIINDSQISRQALSEIESRHRDIVRLESSLKELHDMFLDIAMLVENQGEVTDNIEINVMKAVEHVEKARVETTKAVKYQNKARKGALIDRIENNMDESVGFVERAVADTKKAVKYQSEARRKMIIIIVVVIILLAIVALIIGLSVGLKH is encoded by the exons ACTCAAGACACGGATGACACGGACGAGGTTGACATCTCCATCGACAATGCGGCCTTCATGGATGATTTCTTTGCTCAG ATTGAGGAGATTCGGCAAAACATTGAGAAGATCTCCGAGAGTGTTAACGAGACGAAGAGACTCCACAGCGTGATCTTATCGGCGCCGCTCCCGGAACAGA AAACTAAAGATGAATTGGAGAACTTGACGCTGGAGATCAAGAAAGCTGCAAACAACGTCAGGTCCCGATTAAAGT CAATGGAACAGTCCATAGAACAGGACACCATACAGTCCTCTGCCGACCTCCGGATACGCAAATCACAG CATTCTGTTCTCTCCCGGAAGTTTGTGGATGTCATGACGAAGTACAATGAGGCCCAAGTGGATTTCAGAGAGAGGAGCAAAGGCCGGATCCAGAGACAGCTCGAAATCA CTGGTAAAAGTACAACGGACGCCGAACTGGAGGAAATGCTTGAAAGTGGAAATCCCAATATATTCACATCTGGG ATCATTAACGACTCGCAGATATCCCGTCAGGCTTTAAGTGAGATTGAGTCCCGGCATCGCGACATTGTACGACTGGAGAGCAGCCTGAAAGAACTCCACGACATGTTCCTGGACATCGCCATGTTGGTTGAGAACCAG GGGGAAGTGACAGATAATATAGAGATCAACGTCATGAAGGCGGTGGAACACGTAGAGAAAGCTCGAGTAGAGACCACAAAAGCTGTGAAATACCAGAATAAAGCACGAAAG GGCGCTCTTATAGACCGCATAGAGAATAACATGGATGAGTCGGTGGGGTTTGTGGAACGAGCGGTGGCTGACACAAAGAAAGCCGTAAAATACCAGAGTGAGGCCAGGCGG AAAATGATCATAATTATTGTGGTGGTAATTATCCTGCTAGCAATTGTTGCCCTGATTATCGGCTTATCTGTGGGACTGAAGCACTGA